One Bacteroidota bacterium DNA segment encodes these proteins:
- the acpS gene encoding holo-ACP synthase encodes MIMGIGIDVVEIPRMKKIINEWGNTFLEKIFTANELSYAQSKKEYVQHLAARFAAKEAVAKAISTGWSGGFRWKDVEVNNDVSGKPTITLSGKIEETFKNHNIFISLSHSENVVVAFAVIEAK; translated from the coding sequence ATGATAATGGGCATTGGAATAGATGTAGTTGAAATACCTCGCATGAAGAAAATTATTAATGAGTGGGGAAATACTTTTTTAGAAAAAATATTTACTGCAAACGAATTAAGCTATGCTCAATCGAAAAAAGAATATGTTCAACATTTAGCCGCTCGTTTTGCTGCCAAAGAAGCTGTCGCAAAAGCAATATCCACCGGCTGGTCGGGTGGTTTCCGGTGGAAGGATGTTGAAGTTAACAACGATGTATCGGGTAAACCTACAATAACTTTATCGGGAAAAATAGAAGAAACATTTAAGAATCACAATATATTTATCTCGCTATCACATTCCGAAAATGTAGTCGT
- a CDS encoding TIGR02253 family HAD-type hydrolase, with translation MIRAVVFDLDNTLVDFMAMKRQAINGAVDAMIDAGIGLQKVEIHQRIDAIYQERGIEFQKVFDELLYDIFQKVDYKILSAGIIAYRRAREAALVPYPHVYMTLIELAKMGLKLAVISDAPSREAWLRLCYLNLHHIFDCVVTFDDTGERKPSPVPFQKVLEMLNVKGGDAIMIGDWAERDMVGAAKVGMKTVFARYGNTFGTIESGADYDVNDIQELIEIVKKENG, from the coding sequence ATGATACGGGCAGTTGTTTTCGATCTCGATAATACACTCGTCGATTTTATGGCGATGAAGCGTCAGGCAATTAATGGCGCGGTGGATGCAATGATTGATGCAGGTATCGGTTTGCAAAAAGTTGAAATACACCAACGAATAGATGCAATTTATCAGGAACGCGGAATCGAGTTCCAAAAAGTTTTCGATGAACTTTTGTATGATATATTTCAAAAAGTAGATTATAAAATTTTATCGGCTGGAATAATTGCTTACAGGCGTGCGCGTGAAGCTGCACTCGTTCCGTATCCTCACGTTTATATGACGCTTATCGAATTAGCAAAGATGGGGTTGAAGTTAGCTGTAATTTCTGATGCACCATCGCGGGAAGCCTGGCTGCGGTTGTGTTATCTGAACCTTCACCATATTTTCGATTGTGTTGTAACATTCGACGATACCGGCGAACGGAAGCCAAGCCCTGTTCCGTTTCAGAAAGTTTTAGAAATGCTGAATGTTAAAGGGGGCGATGCAATTATGATTGGCGACTGGGCTGAGCGTGATATGGTGGGTGCGGCAAAAGTCGGAATGAAAACTGTTTTTGCACGATACGGAAACACTTTCGGAACAATCGAGTCGGGTGCTGATTACGATGTGAACGACATTCAAGAATTAATTGAAATTGTAAAGAAGGAAAACGGATGA
- a CDS encoding FlgD immunoglobulin-like domain containing protein has protein sequence MKINKLTLLILIFVIGFGSSLFFQHADRKIVGLHISDPKGNRAINRVKMGLPKSDQPGEAVKWMFEQRAYPAASIPIDWRTKALSHIEKSNLQKTGKTAISWLSVGPHNVGGRVRAIAISNVNPEIVYASSVSGGIFKSTNGGSGWFPVSDFAANLAISSIVIDPNDNNIIYAGTGEGFFNYDAVRGEGVLKSTDAGVSWTILKSFSGTANFPFFVNDIYLRSDSTNILYAATNNGLFKTTNSGNNWSFIHQGTSSVRATQIVGDPLTPATFYVCYGNHSQDGIYKTTNSGSSFTKLSGGFPTAGYNRIALAVSKSNPNILFASLDSATTHYTHSIQKSTDGGANWNAVAKPTDPLLGGSHLGGQGWYNNVIAVHPTDPNIVFAAGINLFKSTNGGSSFSMIAFGYPPSAYPYVHVDHHEIEFHPTNPAIIYFGTDGGVFKSTNTGSTFTEFNNGLATTQFYSGAVHPTSEIYYGGTQDNGTLKSNSIPNWSMVFGGDGGATAVDYNNPNTVFTEYVNLNIQKTTNAGSNWAKAMNGIPTTSGPYDGTTDRVLFIAPFVMDPTNPQILVAGTYKVYRTTNSAGTWTSISNDLTGDGTVATGSKISAIAIAKKSSAFIYVGTTGSGTSTSRIQITTNTGTSWTNITKSPLPNRWVTCIAVDTVDTDFILVGYSGYNTNIPATPGHIFLTTNRGTSWIDVSGDMPDVPVNAIIINPTINNHWLAGTDLGVFETMNGGTNWVQQNQGLANVQIADLDLRRDNYVFAATHGRGMFKLSIPLTMIVPKDTIYPGDANNDAIVDMRDVLPIARHLGVTGSPRNSPSLNWTPQNLTGPFNPLEAAFADCNGDGIVKANDIQGVIQNWYFTRNPLSTQQTNSIAICEELLKEIELNPKYPALREIRTEILRYRSQLLGIPNDYILEQNYPNPFNPNTTIRFNLPEESDNVSLTIFDINGRVVKDFVKHNVLPGYNSFEWDATDQRGIKVSSGVYVYRLVVSSIETKKTNNIQITKKMVLAK, from the coding sequence ATGAAGATTAATAAATTAACATTACTAATTTTAATATTTGTTATCGGTTTTGGTTCATCGCTATTTTTTCAACATGCAGATAGAAAAATCGTCGGATTACATATAAGCGATCCTAAAGGCAACCGGGCGATAAATCGTGTAAAGATGGGGCTTCCTAAATCCGATCAACCGGGTGAAGCAGTAAAATGGATGTTCGAGCAACGGGCATATCCTGCTGCAAGCATTCCGATAGATTGGAGAACTAAAGCATTGTCGCACATCGAAAAAAGTAATTTGCAAAAAACCGGTAAAACCGCGATTAGCTGGTTAAGTGTTGGTCCGCATAATGTTGGCGGTAGGGTTCGTGCCATAGCTATCTCGAATGTTAATCCTGAAATCGTTTATGCAAGTTCTGTAAGCGGCGGAATTTTCAAATCGACAAACGGCGGATCGGGATGGTTTCCGGTTAGTGATTTCGCTGCAAATTTAGCAATATCATCAATCGTTATCGACCCAAATGATAACAACATTATTTATGCGGGAACAGGTGAGGGATTTTTTAATTATGATGCAGTTCGAGGTGAAGGAGTTCTAAAATCGACTGACGCAGGAGTATCATGGACAATTCTGAAAAGCTTTAGTGGTACTGCAAATTTTCCCTTCTTTGTTAACGATATATATTTGCGTTCTGATAGCACTAACATTTTATACGCTGCTACAAACAACGGACTTTTTAAAACGACTAATTCAGGAAATAATTGGAGCTTCATTCATCAAGGTACTTCCTCCGTCCGGGCTACGCAAATAGTCGGCGACCCTTTAACTCCTGCTACTTTTTATGTATGCTACGGAAATCATTCGCAAGATGGTATTTATAAAACTACAAACAGTGGTTCTTCTTTTACAAAATTATCCGGTGGTTTTCCGACAGCAGGATATAATCGAATTGCGTTAGCTGTCTCGAAAAGCAATCCCAATATTTTATTTGCTTCTTTAGATTCAGCAACAACACATTATACACACAGCATCCAAAAATCGACAGACGGCGGGGCAAATTGGAATGCTGTCGCTAAACCGACCGATCCATTATTAGGTGGTTCTCATTTAGGCGGACAGGGTTGGTACAACAACGTAATTGCAGTTCATCCAACCGATCCGAATATCGTATTTGCGGCAGGAATCAATCTTTTTAAATCAACAAACGGCGGCAGCAGTTTTTCTATGATAGCTTTCGGGTATCCTCCTTCAGCATATCCTTATGTTCATGTCGATCATCACGAAATAGAGTTTCATCCAACAAATCCCGCGATAATATATTTTGGAACTGATGGAGGAGTTTTCAAATCCACAAATACAGGTTCTACATTCACTGAATTTAACAACGGTCTGGCAACGACTCAATTTTATAGCGGAGCTGTTCACCCGACATCTGAAATTTACTACGGTGGAACTCAGGATAACGGAACGCTGAAGTCGAATAGTATTCCAAACTGGTCGATGGTGTTTGGCGGCGACGGGGGAGCAACTGCAGTCGATTACAATAACCCTAATACAGTATTTACCGAATATGTAAATTTAAACATACAAAAAACTACAAATGCCGGTAGCAACTGGGCTAAAGCAATGAACGGAATACCAACAACCAGCGGTCCTTACGATGGGACGACTGACCGCGTTTTATTCATCGCTCCATTCGTAATGGATCCGACTAACCCGCAAATACTCGTAGCAGGCACTTACAAAGTTTACAGAACAACAAACTCGGCGGGCACTTGGACAAGCATTAGTAATGATTTAACGGGTGACGGAACGGTTGCAACAGGTTCAAAAATTTCTGCAATTGCAATCGCAAAAAAATCATCTGCTTTTATTTATGTGGGGACTACCGGTTCGGGCACATCAACCTCACGCATTCAAATTACAACTAACACCGGGACAAGCTGGACAAATATAACTAAATCTCCGCTCCCAAATCGCTGGGTTACATGCATTGCAGTTGATACAGTAGACACCGACTTTATTTTAGTTGGCTATTCTGGATACAATACAAATATACCGGCAACTCCTGGACATATCTTTTTAACAACAAATCGCGGTACATCCTGGATTGATGTCAGCGGCGATATGCCCGATGTTCCCGTTAATGCAATCATAATCAACCCGACCATTAACAATCATTGGTTAGCAGGAACTGATTTAGGAGTTTTTGAAACTATGAACGGCGGAACAAATTGGGTACAGCAAAACCAAGGTTTGGCAAATGTGCAAATTGCAGATTTAGATTTACGCCGCGACAACTACGTGTTTGCTGCAACACACGGTAGAGGAATGTTCAAACTAAGTATCCCTCTCACTATGATTGTTCCGAAAGATACAATTTACCCCGGAGATGCTAACAACGATGCTATCGTTGATATGCGGGATGTATTGCCGATTGCAAGGCATCTTGGAGTTACCGGCTCACCTCGAAATAGTCCTTCGTTAAATTGGACGCCTCAAAATTTAACCGGACCATTCAATCCTCTCGAAGCTGCATTCGCTGATTGCAACGGTGATGGAATTGTGAAGGCAAATGATATTCAGGGGGTGATACAAAATTGGTATTTTACACGTAACCCGCTTTCGACTCAACAAACTAATAGCATCGCAATTTGTGAAGAGTTATTAAAAGAGATTGAGCTAAATCCAAAATACCCGGCGTTGCGTGAAATCCGCACCGAAATTCTTCGGTATCGTTCACAATTACTCGGCATCCCAAACGATTACATACTCGAACAAAACTATCCTAACCCGTTTAATCCTAACACTACAATTAGATTCAACCTGCCGGAAGAATCCGATAATGTATCGCTTACAATTTTTGATATAAACGGAAGAGTTGTGAAAGATTTTGTAAAGCATAATGTTCTGCCCGGATACAATTCGTTCGAGTGGGATGCAACAGATCAACGAGGCATTAAAGTTTCAAGCGGCGTTTACGTTTATAGGCTTGTGGTCAGTTCTATCGAAACAAAAAAGACAAACAATATTCAAATCACAAAGAAAATGGTGCTGGCGAAATGA
- a CDS encoding cohesin domain-containing protein — MIKYILTLTIILGVIQFSSCKTDPVTPPPPPPAEDFTFPADTSFSVRLITSSATVSSGGNFDVKLVFYNMQNVFGSAVEILYDKNLVEIPDQTKMLVGPYFQTGDTSKIMMLKKVEQGFGRASIGISYIKNSGLVSGGAGVVIKLKSKAIAAGNVWFKINKSNLEIKKIDGNYINNFSILKIDSLHVTIQ; from the coding sequence ATGATAAAATACATATTAACTTTGACTATAATTCTTGGCGTCATACAATTTTCAAGTTGTAAAACCGATCCTGTAACTCCACCGCCACCACCACCTGCGGAAGATTTTACATTTCCCGCCGACACAAGTTTTTCTGTACGGCTAATAACAAGTTCAGCCACTGTTAGTTCAGGCGGCAACTTCGATGTTAAATTAGTATTTTATAATATGCAGAATGTGTTCGGCTCGGCGGTCGAAATATTGTACGATAAAAACCTTGTTGAAATTCCGGACCAGACAAAAATGTTGGTGGGACCCTATTTTCAAACAGGCGACACATCGAAAATAATGATGTTAAAAAAAGTTGAGCAAGGTTTTGGCAGGGCAAGCATCGGTATATCGTATATCAAAAACAGCGGACTTGTTTCGGGTGGAGCCGGTGTAGTTATCAAATTGAAAAGCAAAGCCATCGCAGCGGGCAATGTATGGTTTAAAATAAACAAGAGTAATTTAGAAATTAAGAAGATCGACGGAAATTATATAAATAACTTTTCTATTTTAAAAATAGATAGTTTACATGTAACTATACAATAA
- a CDS encoding M3 family metallopeptidase codes for MFRHTSFYTYYFIISLFLFASCEQKKETIGTKNELLIYLDTLEQAYEDACIQTGMANWNLYSGEAVHNLDAAKAKFAKIFLDSSDKNLIEVWRRKSSALADDTLARRLELWWRCFLGGSIYSDSGIATNENFLQKKITNFKFSYLGNRITLAEIDNRVRNEQNQKQRKIFWLITSQLSDNARDELVELVKLRNEKAKQLGFYNYYSLSLFLSQIKEDWLINTLNNLEEKTRADFQEFIESSQKKLKTKKFHPWDFDAAVYRWASISDSHFPKDSIFSILHRFHKNIGFKVDSLPIKETIKDIPFGGLNIGINIPNDSRYLLNPITGKRFYNVAFHEYGHALQTVHTNVRYPILKGYEWIPGASCGAYAEGVAELQAEFVNDPEWLRTYTSASQDDAEKYVATRTFSDLYYLRRTLKDFFFEYEMYKNPDQDLAALERDMYKKYLLVEIDSTMPHRFASSIWYTMYPCYYQNYILSKMISAQVYEVIVSKFGSSKISNPELSGWIIGHLYANGEVQEWYERIRNTTGKSLETGAYLRTLKIMD; via the coding sequence ATGTTTCGACACACATCTTTTTATACTTATTATTTTATTATTTCTCTTTTCTTATTCGCTTCTTGTGAACAGAAAAAAGAAACTATCGGTACAAAAAATGAATTGCTGATATACCTCGACACATTAGAGCAGGCGTATGAGGATGCCTGCATTCAAACCGGGATGGCAAATTGGAATTTATATTCGGGAGAAGCAGTCCATAATCTCGATGCAGCTAAAGCAAAATTTGCAAAGATATTCCTCGATTCATCCGACAAGAATCTAATTGAAGTGTGGCGAAGAAAATCGAGCGCATTAGCCGACGATACATTGGCAAGACGGCTTGAACTTTGGTGGCGGTGTTTCTTGGGGGGCAGCATATATTCCGATTCCGGTATCGCAACAAACGAAAATTTTCTCCAAAAGAAAATCACAAATTTTAAATTTTCATATTTAGGAAATCGAATAACATTAGCTGAAATAGATAATCGCGTTCGAAACGAGCAAAACCAGAAACAAAGAAAAATATTTTGGCTTATCACATCGCAATTATCGGATAACGCTCGAGACGAATTGGTTGAATTAGTTAAACTGAGGAACGAAAAAGCAAAACAACTCGGATTTTACAACTACTATTCGTTATCGTTGTTTTTATCGCAGATTAAAGAAGATTGGCTGATAAATACGTTGAATAATCTTGAAGAAAAAACCCGTGCTGATTTTCAGGAATTTATTGAATCGTCCCAGAAAAAATTAAAGACCAAGAAATTTCATCCCTGGGATTTCGATGCTGCTGTTTACCGATGGGCTTCAATTTCTGATTCACATTTCCCAAAAGATTCTATATTTTCTATTCTTCATAGGTTTCATAAAAACATTGGTTTTAAAGTCGATTCATTACCGATTAAAGAAACAATTAAAGACATTCCCTTTGGCGGTTTGAATATCGGAATTAATATTCCCAACGATTCGCGCTATTTATTAAATCCTATAACGGGCAAACGATTTTACAACGTTGCCTTTCACGAATATGGGCATGCACTACAAACAGTACACACCAACGTTCGGTATCCGATTTTGAAAGGTTACGAGTGGATTCCTGGCGCCTCGTGTGGTGCTTACGCGGAAGGAGTTGCCGAACTTCAAGCGGAATTTGTAAACGACCCTGAATGGCTGAGGACATATACATCAGCTTCACAAGATGATGCTGAAAAATATGTTGCTACGCGGACATTCAGCGACCTTTATTATTTACGCAGAACTTTAAAAGATTTCTTCTTTGAGTACGAAATGTACAAAAACCCCGATCAGGATTTGGCGGCACTCGAACGCGATATGTATAAAAAATATCTTTTAGTTGAAATAGACAGCACAATGCCTCACCGCTTCGCGTCTTCGATTTGGTACACGATGTATCCGTGCTACTATCAAAATTACATTTTATCTAAAATGATTTCGGCACAGGTTTATGAAGTAATCGTAAGCAAATTTGGCAGCTCGAAGATATCAAACCCCGAATTAAGCGGTTGGATTATCGGGCACCTTTACGCAAACGGTGAAGTTCAAGAATGGTACGAGCGCATCCGAAACACTACCGGCAAGTCGCTTGAAACAGGAGCATATCTCCGTACGCTGAAAATTATGGATTAA